One segment of Ziziphus jujuba cultivar Dongzao chromosome 12, ASM3175591v1 DNA contains the following:
- the LOC125418506 gene encoding lignin-forming anionic peroxidase-like, with protein MASRAIFVPAALFLLLLFSTTCKAQLSSSFYESTCPNALATIRNSIRAAISRERRMAASLIRLHFHDCFVQGCDASILLNGTSTIRSEMEAGPNRNSARGHQVIDAAKLEVEKICPGVISCADILSVAARDASVAVGGPSWTVKLGRRDSTTANPDKANSDLPSFRDGVDRLISRFADKGLSARDMVALSGSHTMGQAQCVTFRDRIYNNASDIDAGFASTRRRGCPANQGDGNSNLAPLDLVTPNQLDNNYFKNLIQKKGLLESDQVLFSGGSTDSIVSEYSSNPSKFLSDFASAMVKMGDIEPLTGSAGQIRRICSAVN; from the exons ATGGCCTCCCGTGCAATATTTGTCCCCGCTGCTTTGTTCCTTCTACTTCTTTTCAGCACAACATGCAAAGCCCAACTATCCTCTTCCTTCTATGAATCTACATGTCCAAATGCCCTCGCTACCATCCGAAATTCCATTAGAGCTGCAATTTCCCGAGAACGTCGGATGGCAGCTTCTCTCATCCGCCTTCATTTTCATGACTGCTTTGttcag GGTTGTGATGCATCAATTTTGCTTAATGGAACTTCTACTATTAGAAGTGAAATGGAAGCAGGACCCAATAGGAATTCAGCAAGAGGCCACCAAGTGATTGATGCTGCAAAATTGGAGGTCGAGAAAATATGCCCTGGTGTTATATCTTGTGCTGATATCCTTTCAGTCGCCGCAAGAGATGCATCTGTTGCT GTGGGAGGTCCATCATGGACAGTGAAGCTTGGAAGAAGAGATTCAACTACAGCAAATCCGGACAAGGCTAACAGTGATCTTCCTAGCTTCAGAGATGGTGTTGATAGACTTATATCTAGATTTGCTGACAAAGGCCTCAGTGCAAGAGACATGGTTGCCTTGTCAGGATCACATACAATGGGACAAGCTCAATGTGTCACATTCCGTGACAGAATTTACAACAATGCTAGCGACATTGATGCTGGTTTTGCCAGCACTCGAAGACGCGGTTGCCCTGCTAACCAAGGCGATGGTAATTCCAATTTGGCTCCGCTTGATTTGGTGACACCGAATCAATTGGACAATAATTACTTCAAGAACTTGATTCAGAAGAAGGGTCTTCTTGAATCTGATCAAGTTCTCTTCAGCGGAGGATCAACGGACAGCATTGTTTCAGAGTACAGTAGCAACCCTTCAAAATTTCTGTCTGACTTTGCATCTGCCATGGTTAAAATGGGAGATATTGAGCCTCTCACTGGTTCTGCTGGACAGATAAGAAGGATTTGCAGCGCTGTTAACTAA
- the LOC125418719 gene encoding lignin-forming anionic peroxidase-like — MAFREHHVLPAFLFLSMLVSATTTKANLSSTFYDKTCPKALSTIRTSIRAGISRERRMAASLIRLHFHDCLVQGCDGSILLNDTANNERDVIFNKNSARGYELIDNAKTEVEKICPGVVSCADILAVAARDASVAVSGPSWTVKLGRRDSTTPYPDVALSDLPRFTESLPELIARFEHKGLSERDMVALSGSHSIGQAQCFTFRDRIYNGGDIDAGFASTRRRGCPVSSGDSKLAPLELVTPNQLDNNYFKNLLQKKGLLQSDQVLFIGGSTDSIVSEYSRNPSKFLSDFASAMVKMGDIEPLTGSAGQIRRICHAVN, encoded by the exons atggccTTCCGAGAACATCACGTTCTTCCTGCCTTTCTTTTCCTCTCCATGCTTGTCAGTGCAACAACGACCAAAGCAAACCTATCTTCTACATTTTATGACAAAACCTGTCCTAAAGCTTTAAGTACTATCCGAACTTCCATTAGAGCTGGAATTTCCCGTGAACGTCGAATGGCGGCTTCTCTCATTCGCCTTCATTTCCACGATTGCTTAGT ACAGGGTTGTGATGGATCAATTTTACTTAATGATACTGCTAATAACGAAAGGGATgtaattttcaataagaattcagCAAGAGGTTACGAACTCATAGACAATGCGAAAACAGAGGTCGAAAAAATATGCCCCGGTGTCGTATCTTGTGCTGATATTCTAGCAGTCGCAGCTCGTGACGCATCGGTTGCAGTGAGTGGTCCATCATGGACGGTGAAGCTTGGAAGAAGAGATTCAACAACACCATATCCAGATGTTGCATTGTCTGATCTTCCTCGTTTCACCGAAAGCCTTCCGGAACTTATAGCTAGATTCGAACACAAAGGCCTAAGTGAAAGGGACATGGTTGCCTTGTCAGGTTCGCATTCAATCGGACAAGCTCAATGCTTCACATTCCGCGACAGAATTTATAATGGCGGCGACATTGATGCTGGCTTCGCTAGCACTCGAAGACGCGGTTGTCCGGTTAGCTCAGGTGATTCAAAGTTGGCACCACTTGAGTTGGTGACACCAAATCAATTGGACAATAATTACTTCAAGAACTTGCTTCAGAAGAAAGGTCTTCTTCAATCTGATCAGGTTCTATTCATTGGAGGATCAACGGACAGCATTGTATCTGAATATAGTAGGAACCCTTCAAAATTTCTGTCTGACTTTGCATCTGCCATGGTTAAAATGGGAGATATTGAACCTCTTACTGGTTCTGCTGGACAGATAAGGAGGATTTGTCATGCTGTCAACTAA
- the LOC107429730 gene encoding serpin-ZXA encodes MSNESAAREVKNEVHSWAEEKTKGLMKGFLPPTSKLKGPLFFANALYFKAAWLDQFVASSTRDEDFHLLDGKTIRAPFMTQIEKSMKRCGSFEDFKVIRLNYNAGRCYSNNFPRFCMDIILPERKNGLQDLLEIFNSDTKLLLQDFKLEDMLVTEIWIPKWKFSYGLDMVKLVKKLGLTLPFNYPDADFTEAMDSPDAEEIFILKMLHKACISVNEEGTEGASIVSCDENLGCSMYPPPEIQFVADHPFMFMIKEKGSGAVIFTGAVLNPLSDI; translated from the coding sequence ATGAGTAATGAAAGTGCAGCAAGAGAAGTTAAAAATGAAGTGCACTCATGGGCAGAGGAGAAAACAAAGGGCCTCATGAAAGGGTTTCTGCCACCCACATCAAAATTGAAAGGACCACTCTTTTTCGCAAATGCTCTCTACTTTAAGGCAGCATGGTTAGATCAATTTGTTGCCTCATCGACTCGGGACGAAGATTTCCACCTTCTTGATGGGAAAACTATCAGAGCACCTTTCATGACCCAAATAGAAAAGAGCATGAAGAGGTGTGGATCATTCGAGGATTTTAAGGTTATCAGACTCAATTATAATGCCGGTAGATGTTACAGTAACAACTTCCCACGTTTCTGTATGGATATCATTCTTCCTGAAAGAAAAAATGGACTCCAAGATCTGCTAGAGATTTTTAATTCTGATACAAAACTTCTACTCCAGGATTTTAAGCTGGAAGATATGCTGGTTACTGAGATATGGATTCCAAAGTGGAAGTTTTCTTATGGTTTGGACATGGTTAAGCTCGTGAAGAAATTGGGATTGACTTTGCCTTTCAATTACCCGGATGCTGATTTCACTGAGGCAATGGATTCTCCGGATGCTGAAGAAATTTTTATCTTGAAAATGCTTCATAAAGCATGCATTTCAGTTAATGAGGAAGGGACAGAAGGAGCTTCAATAGTTTCTTGTGATGAAAATTTGGGATGTTCAATGTATCCCCCTCCTGAGATACAATTTGTTGCTGACCATCCTTTTATGTTCATGATCAAAGAAAAGGGTTCTGGGGCTGTGATTTTCACTGGAGCTGTTCTTAATCCCCTCTctgatatttga